TCTTGAGACTAGCAATCTCCTCTCAGGGGCTGCATACTGGCTACCTTGTAATCTGTTCTTTGTAAGGACCTGGGACCACTGTGTCTTCTGTGTCCAGGCTACAGTAGCCTTATTTGGTAGCTCACAGCAcacccctctttctctcttcggGGACTGCCACTGCCAAGGGACCTTCTCTACTGCTTAAGGGATTGGAGGTCCCATCACTGACTAACTGGAGTTGGTAAAGCCCTGGGAAGccatttcagatttctttttaagTGGGCCTTGCATCCCATTCCTCGACAGGCTTTTCGAAAAGGATGGGGCAATTTTATCTCTAACCAGTACATTCCTTTTCTGCTTCCAGTCCTTGTAGGATCAGGGTCACAAATAAGCCCCCTCTCCAGACCAGACACATATTCTGGCAAAGAGGTCTTTTCCTCCCCCAAGTCTGGCCCTTCAGTGATGccaggaaaggagagagatgaaaaaaataaagcctctCCTTCTCCGTGAAAGCTCACTCTCTGCCCACCTGAACTTGAGCCTCTGTGTCATCAGCTTTCTCATACTGAACGTCTTTGTCCTACGGGAGCAGATGTTCATGGAGTCCAGTGATCAAGCTACGGCGTTTCATTTAATGATATTATACTCACTTGCAATGTTAGGAGAATCGATAATGTTTTCTATTCAACTTGGTTAAGTCTTGGTTAATATTTAGCTCTGTTTTTAAGCCTAGTCCAGATACCTACAGCCTGACACGTCTAAACGAGGAAACTAGGTGCCCAGCCTGTGTTCAGTCCCTGCCAAGTTAAAGGAAAGCGTGGGCAGTCACTGCAGTTGGCCGTGGGAGTGGCAGGTGTGAAGCTTGGCCTTGAGCTGTTGTTATTCTCGGCCCTGACGGTCTGCCGACTTGGGTAACTGCTGTAAAAGCTTTTTAGCTGTAAGCAGAATACAGTCCCTGGTGCCTACTTTCTAGATGAgctgctaggaaaaaaaaaaaaaaaagaggctctgCCTATGAGAATGAAAGTTGTTTTGCTTCTAACATATTAGAAGCAAAACAACTACTTAGGTGAAGGTTTGCTTTGCTAGAATGTTTGATAGGAAATTTGGTGTTTTTGAATCTGGCAAAAAATATGGATTAGACAAGTGGCTGATTATAAGTTATTACTTATAAGCCCAAATGCTTGGTCCGCtaaatattgtgatttttttgtggTGATGCATGTTTCAGAAATACTCATCAGAACTTCTGCATCATATAAGGAACCTTTGAAGGTTCTCTTCCACCTTTCTTCAACAAAGCCAAAGTTCGTTTCTGTCTTTCATTGTAACTTGACGGTCTTGATTGGACAGCCACATCTGGGGCTGATTACGAACATCTATCTTGACAGCCACCTACTTGCTACCTTTGTCAGTGACCAGGCTATACGCTTTTCCAGCACGAGGCTCCTACTTAGGGCAGCTGGGGCCGAAAGCTTCAATACCTATATTCTGTCTGGAGGAGAGGATGAATTTGTGTAAGCAGACTCCAGCTCACTGCCAGCTCTGCAGTCCCAGCCACCAgcctacattttcttctctgcCTACCATTTATGAGAGATAAATAAGTttatgcaaaaacaaaaagaggtacAATTATAAGATGACACTGTAGGGAAAGTTGTTACACAAAAATGCatgcaatagggcttccctggtggcgcagtggttgagagtccgcctgccgatgcaggggacacaggttcgcgccccggtccaggaagatcccacatgccgcggagcggctgggcccgtgagccatggctgctgagcctgcgcgtccggagcctgtgctccgcaatgggagaggccacaacagtgagaggcccgcgtactgcaaaaaaaaaaaaaaaaaagaaagaaaaaaaatgcatgcaataaactattatacataggatggataaacaacaagttcctgctgtatagcacagagaacttgttcaatatcctatgataaaccatcatggaaaagaatataaaaaataatatatataactgaatcactttgctgtatagcagaaattaatatgactttgtaaattaactatatttcaattaaaaaaattttaaatgcacgcAGCAAAATCACACATGATTACTCAAGATCAGCTACAAGTTCAACTCAGAACTGCCTAGCAGTCACAGCTAATGGAGCGTgactccttctccttctcttttcttcttcataaaagcaagcaaaagaaagaaatgcagcaTCCTTCTATcctccagtgtccttgtcctcgtGTCCTCTTAGACTGTCCCAAGCTATGGCATGAACCTCACCAAAGTTCCAACCCCATGTCCAATATTACTCAGCTCTCTGTGTTACTGAAACACAAGCTAACATCATTCCACACAGGCCCCAATGTCCTATCATCTCTCCTGATACCTTTCTCACTACATCCGCTTAGGTTTAATCAGCTCTTCACCACCCATGCGAATGGAAGGTAAGTAGTAGCTTGCATAACCCAAATGCTCAGATATCCTAAAATCAATGGAGTACATCACTTTTTATTCTCTCCTGGCGTCCAGCAGATCTGTCTTCATAATTACATGTTGAGTGGAGGCTAGGATTAAATTTTGGAACTAAAATGGTGTtaacatttaaatgaaaatgtgtatCCCCtcttttgaagaaaagaaatcaaccGGAGAGCCAATCATCCTAGAAAGAGATGGTTCACAAAGTGGAGAATACCTCCTCATAAAGTAAAAACCTGACTTCCTATTTGGACAGAATTATAACATCAGGCTGAAAGGCCCCGTCGTATAGCCTTAGGATGATCATTCTGCTGATGAATAGCCGCCATCTACCTGGGTATGTGTTTTAAGACTTTAGATGGCTGCTTTGGACCCTGGCCTCCTTGCAGGCAGTTTCTCTGATTGCAGGGGCAGGAGTGTTATAGAATTAGTCTCTCTGCCTTGAAATTATTTCTACAGATTCTTGGTCCCTTGGAATCACTTCTCTAAGTAAATGTCAGCGTTTATGCAAAGACCCAGGAACATCACATATTACGATAATGGTGAAGTTGGGTTTAAAGCATTTCATTGCAAATCTTTGCTTGTTTTTAtgaaagagaagaagggaggaggaggagggggcgtcACTGTCCATTAGTTGCGGCTGCCAAGAGGTCCTGAGCTGACCTTGCAGCTGACCTTTCCTTTGGTAACCTTGTGGGATTTTactgaatgcatttttttttggcatgtggcatcttagttccccgaccagggattgaacctacgtcgcctgcagtggaagcgcagagtcttaaccactggcctgccagggaagtcccttcggCATGCGTTTTGTGTAACAACTTTCCAGATAGTCTCATCTTACAATTgtacctctttttatttttgcatggatttatctatcattatttattgaacatattTTCTGGGCCACAGTGCTTTTGGGAATGAGGTGGCATGAGTTACAtaggcagagagaagaaaagcagCACCATAACCACAGGTGGAGCTCTTAGTCATTCTAACTGTCAGGCAGCCCTTGCTTAGGGATCCAGAAGAGGCAAGCTCACTCCTGAATATGGTATAATTGATACGTGAGAGGCTAAGAGTGAGGCTTTCATACAAACCTAGAGACGATGGTATCCTTGCAAACACCCAAGTGTGTATTTCTTTGTACTCTGGAAATTGTGATCAGCCAATGAAATGGGCATCATCTCTTTTCTTATTGCTTGTATACAAGCCCATCTACAATTTCAGGGACAGAAAAACGTCACTGATGGTGTGAAGTGCCTGTCTGTAACAGTGCTTGAGGAGTAGCCCAGGGAATCCGTGGATTAAAGGTCGATGTTCAGTGTGTCTGTTGTGGGTGAGCAAGGTGGCATGGCCATACCTGTGAGAGGTGGGGCTCCCTCCAGCGCTCACACCTACACACCCCTACATGCTGCATCTTTATTGGCTGATGCGTATGCTGATGTTTTAGGAACAATGTCCTCAGGTCTTTCTCGTGCACTGTGATTCTCTTAGTGCCCAGCTTTGTATCCAGTTCTTAAAAAGCCACTTTAAGGGGTTGTTGAATTACATTTGCATTGTCTTTCATTGGAAAGCCATgtctggcatttaaaaaaaaaaaaactgtttcatGGTTTCTCATAAAGGTGCAATTTTGCTTcgttcttattcatttattttcacagtgGGGAGAATAAAACTGTTTCCCTACAAGAATTATGGTCCATTTTTTGCCTTTCATGTTAGTGATTTCCACCCAACCCCACTCCCCTCCACGGCTCCCTAAGAAAAATGACAGcaatttgagaagaaaaaaaatgcaatctTATAACAAAGCaggccttgtctttttttttttttttttttttttgcggcatgcgggcctcccactgctgtggcctcccccgttgcggagcacaggctccggacgcgcaggctcagcggccatggctcacgggcccagccgctccgcggcatatgggatcctcccagaccggggcacgaacccgtatcccctgcatcggcaggcggactctcaaccacttgcgccaccagggaggccccaggccttGTCTTTATAAATACAATGATCGATGACCGCAACCATTTTAAGTCCTTTTGGGGAGATGAATAATTCTTTGATTATGTCTAAGAAGAGAGAACACATGAATTTATGTTCTGGGTCCTCAAataccttctccctctccctttttacTTCGATCTAACTTGCCTGAAGTTAATGAAGCAAATACCCAGGGGCAGAGGCAGGTGTTGTGAGGCTGGAAGCTTATACAATTTAAGAcctttttaaggaaaagaatacaaaactatcttacttttactttttttttttttttttttttacaaaaacataTGGCCGTGTGAACATACTGCCAAAGCAAGAGAGATCCCTGAAGCTTAAACTTTATTGGCTTCATGGTAAGTCCATTCCTGTGGGTACCATATTGAAATAAATGTCCACCTATACTATGCACGTTTGAACTTTCTACTTGTGTACATGAACTCAGGAAACGTAGGTCATGACTATACAGGGACTAGATAGGAACAGGCAAGTATAAATGTAAGACCACAAGATTACATATTGGGTTTTAAACACACAGATAGGGTTTTCTGTTTTTGCTGAACTTCAAGGTCTCCAAAGATCACCTCTCCAGACTCTGAATTGTCTGCCTGCATTTAAATGTTCACTTTAAGGGGGAGGTAATCAACTTAATACATTATCATTCACTCAGACAAGCCGACTCAAACACCATTCTCTGAAGTGGACTCATGCTGAGCAAATCCTTATTCTAGAAGCCAGGTGATgggtgagggagggaaagggggtggggtggggagcacacAGCCGGTTGGCAGAGCTTGGcgtttgattgattgatttttcaggCAGTTCAGATACTGGTCTGGAGGTCTCCATTGAGGAGGGTCCTCTGGGTCTCCGTGGTCTCATTCAGCCGGGATTTGTCCTGCTTACTGTCACTTCGTTCCCCgtcgtctgtgccgctcaccttgacCAAGCAGAGGACATTCTGGAAGCTCTTCTTGAAGTTGTCAGACAAGAAGGCATACAGGATAGGGTTGGCACAGCTGTTAGCATAGGTGAGGACCACCACAAAGTCAAACATGCCCTTAAGGGCTGGGGTGGGACTGATGGCCACAGACACCGAAGAGACATTGAAGATGTAGAAGGGGAGCCAGCAGAAAATGAAGACAGCCACCACAATGGACACCATCCGGGTGACCTTCTTCTCAGACTTTTTCCTCTTGGAGGAACCCACTCGGATTCCAGAGGACTTCACTTTGATGATAATGAACAGGTAGCAAAGACAGATGATGGTGAGGGGCACCAGGAACCCCAAGATGAAGGCATAGATGATGAAGCCTGTGTACCATGCCCCAGATTCGCCTGGCCAGTTGATGGTGCAGCTGCTTCTCCCCCATTGGTTGCTCCGAAGGCCAGCATATATCATGATAGGCAAGATGACCAGCAGAGAGACCCCCCACACAGCCACGTTGATCATCTTGGCTGTCCGGGGTCTCCTCCACTTGGCCGACTTGATGGGGTGGACCACAGCCAGGTATCGGTCAATGCTCATGACTGTCAAGCAGAAGATGCTGGTGAACTGATTGATGCCATCCACAGTCATGACCACCCGGCAGATGGCCTTGCCAAAGGGCCAGTGGACCAGAGCCACCTGCATGGCCAGGAAGGGCAGACCCAGCATGAAGAGTTCATCTGCGATGGCCAGGTTGAGGATGTAAATGTTGGTGATGGTCTTCATCTTGGCGTAGCGGAGGATGACATAAATGACAAGTGTGTTGCCACACAACCCAATGATGCAGACCACAAAATATATGAAGGTGAGGACTGCATTGCTGGTCAGGTCATAGTATGGCTCTGTTTGGTTTGAAATGTTGGCTGTAGCCACGGAGCCATTGAGGTCGAATGGAGAGGAAAGCCAAGGTTGGGTCCCATTGAGTAGTTCATATGCCAGATCCATGGCTGCCTGACAGCTTAGGCTAGTTCCAACCAGCCAAGGATCTTGTTCTCACCTTCATGGGTCCTGGAGGCAAAGGATCCACTGTGACATCtgcaaggaaaaaaggaaaattgattCATCAATCAGAGGCTACTTAAGTTCTCACCAGCTTTCTGTGTTTCTGGTTTGCCCTCTCAGATGCTCTTCAATTGGAAAGTGTGTTTGTTATCTTTCACATCAACGTGAGCCTACCAGCCCATTCTCATCAGCGTGCAGgctttttgaattgtttttccaCTGGTGGGGAAGGGTTTGAGTTAAGTCATCAGAGTTTATCTTGTCACCTTTGGTGATGCACACATGGGAGTTGGCGGTGGCTGCAACACAGCGATTCCTAAGAAGCTAACTGGTCCGAACTGTAAAAAGGCAGAGCTTGGAGAGGTCTGACCTCAGAGGAGTCTGACGCCGGCATTCCTGGCCTTTTCCCCTTGAGGAAATCTGTGTTGGCTTGTCGACTGCTTTGGAGTCTTTCCATTCTGAAAACCCCATCGTGGAAAAATCCCAGACTTTAGAGGTGAAAAAAACCTAGGGTTCACCCATGGAGCCCACGTGACCCCGCACCaggcacttaacctctctgactcTCATTTGTTACAGTGGAGGTGTCATGAAGGCGAAGTGATGCAGTGGAGGTGAAaatgcccagcactgtgctggcTTCATCATCAGAACTCTAAAAGATTctatcttttctccctttttcatctaccattttacttatttctaatttattgaaAGCTGCCTACACGATGAACCAATTTATAgtcttaaatattaaaataaagatctggcttgcttttatttttcaaatgtatgctgtagttgatttttgtttcttctgtttttgtttctcgtTACTCCATGCTTGACCTCCTCATGCCTCGGAGAGTCCTTTCCCAAGTCCCTCAGCAGGATGCTTATCTTTTCACACCCCAGAGAATTTGCCTGTGATCCCCTGATTAAGCATAAAAACAGGAGCCGGTGTGAGGGAGGAAGGCTCATTCACAGAAGTGAATTCCCAACACGGATGTTGCTCGTTCACATCCGCTGTCCCCTTGACCTTCCCAACCATCCTATGAGGTGGggataattatccccattttacagatgaggaaactgaggcttagagagtttaaGGAACTTGTTCCCATTCCCTTGTACATCattggtggagctgggatttgaacacaggacACCCAAGTCTTCTGCACTTTTCACAGCATCAGAGCTGCTGCTCAGTGGATTGGAAAACTAGTGGCTGATAACTGGGCTTTGGTTTGAAGCAGCTGACTCCTGTTTTACCTCCATGCTGAGAAAATAATTGTAACACTATTGGCTTGGCCTAAGATATAGAACAATAGCTTATCACATAATTAAATGATTTATCTACGGTCATTCAGAAAACATCACTGGGGTGCTTCTTTGTTCTGGATACCAGGGATACAGGAATGAACAAGATATGGAGGTGACAACTTAGGAGGGGAGACAGGAAGGATGCCAACTCTTACAGGGTGTGAATTGCATGGAGATACGAACAAAGGATTTAAGAATGCCTTTCTCTGCTGGGGGATTCAGAGGAGGCTTCACATGAGGAATgtttgagctgggtcttgaatACATGAAGCGTGAAGCCAGGAGGGCAGGTAAGAGGTCATTCTGGGAAGAGGGAGGCTGGAAAAGGGGTGATGTGCTGAGCTCATAGCGGGAATAGTTCATTTGGTGGACACATTTCCTCTGAGCAGGGCGCTTTTCCTGGTGCCTGAGTGAAGACTGGAGATAGCTCCTTTCTGCTTGGAGAGACTGCTGATGAGTTATAGGGGACTTAGCCAGCAACAAATGCCTCAGGAGGCTTGCCCACCTTTGCCTCTGGTTCATTCTGCACTGCCAGGCGCATTGCTTATCCTTTCTGTGCTGATTTCCCCACTACACAACTGCCTGTAAAGTGGGGTCTGGGCTTTGTGACTGATCTTTCTGCAGAGTGCTTTGGGGACCCAGGATTCAATGTCTGCACTGGGTAAAAAGCATAAACTGGCAGCTGTTAAAAACAGAAGCTATGAAGAAACCATCTTTGGCATCCCTGGGTTaacataggttgtttccaatatCATTTCCATCTGTTTTGTTAGTTACTTTAATTCTTCTGACCCAGAATCTTATTTAAGGTGCCTGCATTGGAGTATACATTAATCACTAGCATTTCCAGGGTCCCATCTATGTGATGTGCAAGGTCACACTCCTATGTCTGGGTAAAACTGAAGACCTCTGGGCTGCAGAAGCCCTGTGTAGAGCTTTGGGGATAGGGGTGATGATGCAGGCAGGTGAGGGTGGGTTGGTTGAATGCTGACCTCCAGCCCTGACTCTGCCTTTTCGGCTAGAGTCTCACACAATGGGATGGAATTGCAtagggtcatttttttttttttttttaattaggctgAGAAGCAGCATTCTCCACTTTTGAGAGAGGTAGCAAGAGTTCAGAGCTTGGTGAAGGTGGCAGAGATGGTAAGCTGGGGAAGCAGTCCAGAGTGAGAAGGCTCCTCCAAAGAAAAATGAGTTTGAATAACAGTGAATCTTATTGCATCAACAACGAAGTCAGCTGCCTAAGGTCTCTGAGTGACTTTGCTTCATTTGTGTCTCATTGAAAATGGAGTCCAATGCCAGGCATCATTAGTTGCTGGATTGTGGTTAAATGCACCAGGAAGTTtggtttttctgctttattttttccagccTAAGAATTGTTAGATACTGGAAATGCCTGGTTGTTGGTTTCCTCTGAGACTGACTCCAGCTCTGTTGGAGAGGAGGGTGAGAATGGTCTAgagcatcccctcccctcccagaggGGCTGTGGTTCCCAGCCTAAGAATGTTGGGATGGGGACCACGCATCCGGGGTGGTCCTAAATCCTGCTCAGCTTCAGTTTTTCCCTTCTCCCCAGCATCTTTCCCTCCATTCAGGCCCCATCCCACTTCCCTCGGGCCTCCTAAACCCCAGTGGGTCTCCGGGCGGCTGGAGCGTGAGCCCCACAGTTGGGGGGAGACTCAATAGCCAGGTGCCGGCCACCGAGGTGCTGGTGCGCCTAGGAAAAGCCGAGGCAGCGCTGGCCGAAGGGCAGTGGGGAGAGGTGAGACTCCGGACCGCCCAGCTGGCTCTCCAGGCGGGCACAGAAAATCCTCCTCTGCGCCATCCATCTTGCTGGCCCTCAGACCCAAGGGTTTCCTGAAGGATTCCCTGCTATTTCCAGGAGGAGGAGATTAAAGATTGTCCTGCCAGCACCCTTGTCTCCggggcatcaggcacagctgggAGCGGGCGACAGCCGCTTGGGATGTGGCCGGCGGCTCGCGGGCGCAGGCCAGTCAGAGATTCGGTCTCTCCACACCTAGGCATCCTGTTCTCTCCGCCCGGGCGCTGGGGAGCAGACCCTGCACCGTTCGGGATCCGTGTCCCAGGCCCGGCTAGAAAGAACAAGGGAGGAACCCCATTCCTGCTCCGCCGCTTCCCACTCACAGGCTCGGATCCCGGGTGCGCGCCCGCAGGAGCCCCGGCTTTGTCCCCCCCGGCCTCACTCTCCTCGCGTCCGGGCTCTTTTGCGGGCGGATGGGAGAGAAACTGTCGCCGTCGAAGCTGTCACCTGGACACTCGGCTGGGGGACCAGGACCGCACAAGGGCGCACGCGACGCACACCAGCATGCAGCTGTGCAGACACGTCCGTTCCAGCACACACGACCCACGGCGCCCCACTCACGCCGGGACACCCGATGTCGTTCATTCCCACCAAAATCACTCCCCAAAACACGAGGGTGGAGAACCACGCACCGGGACCTACACTCGGGCACACCGACGCGCGCACCCCCACGCAGCGCAGATGCACCCAGGTGCCCAAGTgcttgtctctctctcacacacacacacacacacacacacgcacacacacacacacacactcccacacaGCTCACCTTTGCTTTTCCGCTGCAATCCGCCAGCTCGGCTCGCCGGCACCCAGCGGCTGTCCCCAACCCAGCCGGGCGCGCAGCCGCTTGGCCGGCGCTCGGCGTCCAGAGCTGCCCGCTCCGCTCGCGAGTCGCACCGCCGAGAGCTCGCTGGGCCCACAGATCCCGGGCGCCGAGCCGCGGACTGAGGCTCCGGGCGCGGGTGGCTGCGCCGCCTGGACTGGCCGTGCCGAGCGCGGTCCCCTCGGCTCATTTCCCCACGCCCCCCCATTACGTCACGGCAGCTCGCTCCGCCCTCCCGGTCCTGTGGGCTGACAGAGGTGAGCCGCGCGGAGAATCCTGCGGGGGGCTCCGGGCGGAGGTCGTGGGCACCCGGGGTAGAGGTGAGCGCCCGGGGTAGAGGGGGACGCGCGTGCGGGGCGTGAAGGGTCGAGCGATTTCGGCCTCCCCAAAACCCGTGGCAGGGACACGCGCTGTCTTCCGTCCGCTTTCACAGAGTCTGTTCTGTTTCACCCAGCCTATTGCAGGCAGCTGGAGTGGCGCCCGGCGACCCAGACTCGCTCCGCGACCTCTGCCATCTCTGCATTCAGACAAGTTTGCAAAGCAGTGGGTCATCCCCGGGCGCAGGGCCAGGGGATGGAGCGGGAGAAAGCGGGTCCGGGGAAGGCCCTTCTCCATGCGGTGACCAACGCCCCTCCGCACAGGGTGTGAGCCCGCACTCGGGTTCCAAAATTCCGGTGCGGGAGCAGTCAGAGGCCCAGCAAGGGAGCGTCTCATCCCAGCTCTCCCAGGTTTCCACAGCTTGGAGACGCAGTGGCCGTGCAGCCCGTCCCCTACCTTAACCTTGACCGTGGGCACCTACTGGTCGTACTCGGCACAGCCCCTCCTCTTCCCTGCTGTGAGGGAGCAAATGCATACAAACGTGCATGAAGTAGGTGCTGTGTCCCGTACAGGTAGagctatttattttttgactgtgaTGATTCAGCTTCTGTTCCAAGTTTAATGTCATAATTGGTCCTGCAAGCCTCTCCTTCCTCACCCTCCtccaagtacacacacacacacacacacactcaccatcCTGAGTACAGTATTAGAAGATgggaaaacagaaagcaaatgcCAACTGTAGTTTTTCTCTGTGGGCTGAGCTGGCTCTGACTGTGCTATTATCTGATTTGCAATTCACCAGTGAAAGTTACAGTCCAGAGGCTGGTTAGCAGGTACCCTGAGCCCTAGAGATGGGTGAGTGACCTGGGAAGCTGGAACCACCAGGTAAGGTAGCAATCAACTGCTAGTTTCTATCTGGGCCAGGCTGTGTCTTGGGGTACCCACCGCGAGGGTGGAAATCAAGGGTTATCATTGGATGTGTCTCTTTCTGAGATGTCAGTCCTAATGGGGCTTGAATCGTTATCCGGGTAGCTCGACAGAATAGGAGTGCCCCTGCTCACCACCAGCTGGAAGAGGGAAGGGTGGTCATAGTACCAGGAGACAGAGTGGAATTGAGCTCAAGAGAACCCTGCATGCTCAGGGTGGGGGGGCAGAGCTGCTGCAATAGCACCTGTTGCAACTTCTAGTTTAAAACCaatgacccagggcttccctggtggcacagtggttaagaatccacctgccaatgcaggggacacaggcttgagccctggcccgggaagatcccacatgccgcggagcaacaaagcctgtgtgccacaactgctgagcctgcgctctagaacctgtgagccacaactactgagcctgcatgccacaactactgagcctgtgtgccacaactactgaagcctgtgggcctagaacccgtgctccgcaacaagagaagccaccacaatgagaagcccacacaccgcaacaaagagtagccccccctcgccgcaactagagaaagcccacgcgcagcaatgaagacccaacgcagccaaaaatagataaacaaaaaaaaatacatttagggcctccctggtggcgcaagtggttgagagtccgcctgccgatgcaggggatacgggttcgtgccccggtctgggaggatcccatatgccgcggagcggctgggcccgtgagccatggccgctgagcctgcgcgtccggagcctgcgcgtccg
Above is a genomic segment from Mesoplodon densirostris isolate mMesDen1 chromosome 18, mMesDen1 primary haplotype, whole genome shotgun sequence containing:
- the SSTR2 gene encoding somatostatin receptor type 2; this encodes MDLAYELLNGTQPWLSSPFDLNGSVATANISNQTEPYYDLTSNAVLTFIYFVVCIIGLCGNTLVIYVILRYAKMKTITNIYILNLAIADELFMLGLPFLAMQVALVHWPFGKAICRVVMTVDGINQFTSIFCLTVMSIDRYLAVVHPIKSAKWRRPRTAKMINVAVWGVSLLVILPIMIYAGLRSNQWGRSSCTINWPGESGAWYTGFIIYAFILGFLVPLTIICLCYLFIIIKVKSSGIRVGSSKRKKSEKKVTRMVSIVVAVFIFCWLPFYIFNVSSVSVAISPTPALKGMFDFVVVLTYANSCANPILYAFLSDNFKKSFQNVLCLVKVSGTDDGERSDSKQDKSRLNETTETQRTLLNGDLQTSI